CACGACCTGTACGCTCAGGGCTTCTTCTCTTCCAGGATTTTGTGCAGCTCATCGGCGTCCTCGGCAGTCTTGACTCTGATGAGCAGCGGGATGGGGACGGGCGGCTTCTTGTCCTCGATGGGCGGGTTGGGAATGCACACCACCATGACATTGTTCTTGCCGACTCTGGAGCAAGGCATGGACGCCGACACGATGATGTTCAACAAGATGTTTCCTAAAGACGCAAAGACAAGATCAGTGCGGTGTCCGCGGGGTCGGGCCGGGTCCAGAGTACTCAGGCCAAGCTGGATCTGGTTCTCTTCTAGCTGTGACGTTGCTAAACTAAAGAAAACTAAACGTGTCCGCTGACGCGACTTCTCCATCTGAATCCTGCTTTGGGTCCACTCATGTCCTGGATTCATGCTGAACTGTTTTTCACAGACTGAAGCACAGCTGTATGTCCTCTGTGTGACCAGCAGGTGGTGCAGGACTTGTTTTGTTTTAAGCCTTCATAGTGCAGCaggtaacagaatatttgcagaggaatccttcaaatctgtaaagaagcaccaaagttggcacaaatactccttagacattactcttttgaaaaaactgagtagccacttgaattttcagtaggcggctaggtaggggtcaattgaagaattacacaggggtcaaaatttaaaaatgcttcaatcataatgaaagctataccacatttgtctgatcacaacgataccaaaaaggtatagtttggactatctatgactaaatgttatgaagttatggggtaaaagcaacaagaatggtgacaaaggtcagaattagtttgtacaggggtcagatgttaaagttgctctaaatattgtaaaatgtgatgcaaattattggttgagttaatagggttttaaaaaggaatagtttgcaccatgtatcatgcttagttatgttacagggtaacatgtcacatgtcatagaatccaatggacgtcaaccttgctctacctttaccttgcagaccaagcattcaacacagtcaaaactatttcatttattaatcctattagttcaaccaataatttagaccactttttaccaaaattggtgcaactttaacttctaacccctgtacaaactgaaattgacctttgtcaccattcttgttgtttttaccccaaaacattcagtcatagatagtccaaactatacctttttggtatcgttgtgatcagacaaataatgtggtatagctttcaatatgattggagcatttttaaattttgacccctgtgtaattcttcaattgacccctacctggccgcctactgaaaattcaagtggctactcagtttttttcaaaagagtaatgtctaaggagtatttgtgccaactttggtgcttctttccagaaatgaacaattgttacagtggTTCAGTTACAATCTGAACCACTATCAGTGATTCAGATTGTTTAAAACATTTTGGACCCAAactctgattttaaggttcagtACAGAAACAACAACATGCAGAATTTGGAGAAACTTTTTTTCTCTTCAATATTTGTGGATGTTAAATGTTTGTTTTCTATGAAgatctgaacttttttttttaaactgtcaaatcaGCTGTAACTAAGAATCTGCGTCCAGGATCAACAGCTGACTCTTTTCTGCTACAGAACAATCCAAATGTCAGTATTCTGGATGAAAACGTGAACATTTATAGTAAATCCAAAGACATTTAACGTACCGAGGTTTGTGTCGGCCCGAATGATCATCTGCGTTTTTCCCTCCAGCGTCTCCTTCAGGTGCAAAGTTCCAACTCCTTTCTCTTTGAACTCCGAGTCTTTCTTGTAGAACATTTTACACCTGAAAGACGTCACAATACAGAAAAACATCGTCAAGACACAAACTGCTGGTGGTTTTCTGTAAACTTTGTCAAGATGACATTTAAGCAGTCAGACTTACCTTTTTGAGTAGAAGGCGTCTTCCTCTTTGACCTCCCGGACATCGGGTTTGGGCGGCTCCTCCGTCTCTTCACTGCCTTCTTCtacgaggagaaaaaaaaagtacgACTTTTGCGTTGCCGCTGTTCCTTTGAGCCTGCTTTTAAAGGTCTCAGATCTTACCTGTAGGCAGAGCGTTGTCCGGTTTTGACCCACTGAAGGACAGTGGCGCTCCAGCACTCGGAGCTCCGAACAGCGAGGTCTGGCCCGAGGAGAAGGAGAAACCGGTCAGAGTCGGTTTGGACCCTAAAGAACTCTGAACAGAGGCGTCCACCTTCTGACCAAAGTTAAAGGTGACGCCAGCAGGGGGCGGAGCAGGGCTTTTCTTTTCTGCGTCCTTTCCAAAGGCGAACAAGCTTGAGGCTGCTGGCGCTGAGCTGCTGCTGGAGGAAGAGGAAGCTGATGCCGCAGGGGGCGGAGTCACTGTGAGCGGCTTCTTCTCGTTGATGCTGCTGTCAGCCGGCACAGCAGATCCTGCTCCGTACTGGCGGTCGAGAGTGGCCAGGTGGCGCTCATAGTCCCTAAAGATGGGGTTGAGGTCACACAGTGGATTGCTGTTGACGTGTTTGGTGATCCAGTCGCGCACCGAGCAGTTGAGCGCGGTCAGTTGCTTCCTATACTCCTTGTTGCTGGTGCAGGAACTCTGTGTTGCACTCGGTGTGGAACCGTTACTCTGCTTAACCGCAAGGTCAACGGTGGGTGCTGTGGAGGCGGGGCCATTGAATGTTAATCCTGAAAGCAGAGAGCAGCAGAATCAACTGGATGTGGCTGGGAAAGCCCTGCCCACATCGTGAGCTGGCCGGAACTCGGCTGAaacactgaaaaatgtgttgagtcATCAATGCTGAGACGTCTTTGTAGATTATGACTCAGTCTGGTTTTGACAACTGTTTTCAGATATTTACAATCAGGAGGGACTCTGATCAATAATCAGTTTATTGAATGGGTGAACTCACCTGTGCTTGTTGCTGTGGTTGCAGCGGGACAAGAGAAACTGCTGAATGAAGGAGTGATGCTGTTCCCGTTGGTCAGCCCACTAAGGCTCTTAAAGTCGCCACCGCTGCTCCCAAAACCAGAGAAAACCGTCGTTGTCGTGCACCCAGATGGTGCAGATGTGTTTAGAGAAAAACCCTTGAAACCTTTGAAGGCTCCACCTCCTTCGTTCTGTAAGACAAGAGCCCAAAACATAAACTTGAATGTTCGATATGTCGCAAATTTCGTCGCAGCACACGAGGCCATTAACCACAGATCACAAAACATCTCAAAGGTGGTGATCACCTTTCACTGTCCAACATCCCTTTAATCAAAAATATGGCGGTGAAGTGTCAGTGCGCTTTCTGACATCACACAGCCCAAAACCAGTCACGTGAAGCATGCGCATCCTTACCTCTGCTCCGATGCTTCGCCGTTTAGCCCTCTTAATCGCTCGGTTTTTCAGTACATCCTCGCTCGCGACTCTGAAGGTTCCAGCCTGGCCGACAAGACAGATGGCATCAGTTTTAAGAAAAGACATGTCACCAGAACAAAATCTTCAGTCTGCAGCAACACCACAACATACAGCAGAATAAAGACCCGTCCGGTTTCTCTCATATAGGCACTGGAACAATTAAAAATCTGTTTGCTTTGTTGTTTTCTGCAGACAGCAGTAACTCTTGAACCAGATATGGAGAAATAAAAGTATGAAATGTTCCAGAATTAAAAGTTATTGCCTTTCTGGTGTTTCTGCTGGTCGTGGCATCTACTCAGCTGGACAGAGCCAATCTGTTCCGACAGACTCACCTCATCTGCCTCATCCTCCTGATCCCAGTTACGGTCAGTTAACTGTTTATCTGCGATCCTCTTTGCCATCACAACCGTGCTGCAACGGTCAAACACAGCCCACGTTAGCTACTAACGACGTTTACTTACAGGTCAgcacaaaatgaataaataaacccaAACAAGGACAGAGTCATTTAAAGAGCTTTAAAACGAGGCATCGTAGTGTGAATGCAGGACTGGTTTCTACTGATTTAAAGCAGATAGTAACAATTTCAGCACAGCTGAAAATTTGTTTAAAAGTTTCAAATGTGAATGTGACCCTGTTAGAATTTGACAAAGCTGAATTttagtatttttaataaattacttAGAACTGCTCACAAGCGGTTTGT
The window above is part of the Thalassophryne amazonica chromosome 22, fThaAma1.1, whole genome shotgun sequence genome. Proteins encoded here:
- the nup50 gene encoding nuclear pore complex protein Nup50, whose translation is MAKRIADKQLTDRNWDQEDEADEAGTFRVASEDVLKNRAIKRAKRRSIGAENEGGGAFKGFKGFSLNTSAPSGCTTTTVFSGFGSSGGDFKSLSGLTNGNSITPSFSSFSCPAATTATSTGLTFNGPASTAPTVDLAVKQSNGSTPSATQSSCTSNKEYRKQLTALNCSVRDWITKHVNSNPLCDLNPIFRDYERHLATLDRQYGAGSAVPADSSINEKKPLTVTPPPAASASSSSSSSSAPAASSLFAFGKDAEKKSPAPPPAGVTFNFGQKVDASVQSSLGSKPTLTGFSFSSGQTSLFGAPSAGAPLSFSGSKPDNALPTEEGSEETEEPPKPDVREVKEEDAFYSKRCKMFYKKDSEFKEKGVGTLHLKETLEGKTQMIIRADTNLGNILLNIIVSASMPCSRVGKNNVMVVCIPNPPIEDKKPPVPIPLLIRVKTAEDADELHKILEEKKP